Proteins encoded by one window of Microcoleus sp. FACHB-68:
- a CDS encoding DUF1802 family protein, with protein sequence MTVQIIKGIQLPAFDVEMLSLGKLIAVPFRQHITDNQKFWLYPSQQLPDNLSLEQYYQPQYLTQARRSFADNENYPIQLKTWARCEFHLRINPDKKHLLASIAQSTVWNLSALEHIFEQYKVLKLLILRVYRLSHPCTVNIPTKLRYFYEPNQSEDIITMGSESDDLIVSEASFNQRKALLLAGEEYLHKDLEDLHFQVEQIAINNPAAKILNQEIKIFLGWCEASPKAAPDPDLAWIQTIAQVGNSSDGHAFEKLVRRALLKLGFTGSILEPDSTGGPGGMDFYCEMPYPMVGECKATKTETVSDKTPAQLLKIGMNHLGKEQYERSIKLIVAAGDLTYYALRTARENSMNVIRPETLQRLVELEAQHKNSVNLLELKHSLQHAPFGLADEKVNNYLDKVQQTINLRSHIIQLVKKHLENINDENVGVESLKIAYIYSTPPPPQPLTSQEMYEILIELSSPLTGYLGRIKGSNWENDRFYFLREMPADE encoded by the coding sequence ATGACAGTTCAGATTATTAAGGGGATTCAACTGCCGGCTTTTGATGTGGAAATGCTAAGTTTAGGCAAGCTCATTGCTGTGCCATTCAGACAGCATATCACAGATAATCAGAAATTCTGGCTTTACCCCAGTCAACAACTTCCCGATAATCTCAGTTTAGAACAATATTATCAGCCTCAATATTTAACTCAAGCTAGACGTTCATTCGCTGATAATGAGAACTATCCCATCCAGCTTAAAACTTGGGCACGTTGTGAATTTCATTTGCGGATTAATCCAGACAAAAAGCATCTTTTAGCTAGCATTGCTCAGTCAACTGTTTGGAATTTAAGTGCTTTAGAACATATCTTTGAACAGTACAAAGTTCTGAAACTGTTGATTTTGCGGGTTTATCGTTTGTCTCATCCTTGCACCGTTAATATACCAACAAAATTGAGATATTTCTACGAGCCGAATCAGTCAGAAGATATCATCACGATGGGAAGTGAAAGTGATGACCTCATCGTTTCAGAGGCTAGTTTTAACCAGCGAAAAGCGCTTTTATTAGCTGGGGAAGAGTATCTGCATAAAGATTTAGAGGATTTGCACTTTCAAGTTGAGCAGATTGCGATTAATAATCCAGCAGCTAAAATACTCAACCAAGAAATCAAAATATTTTTGGGTTGGTGTGAAGCTTCACCAAAAGCTGCACCTGACCCTGATTTAGCTTGGATTCAAACTATCGCTCAAGTCGGAAATTCTAGCGATGGTCATGCGTTTGAAAAGCTGGTACGTCGAGCACTCCTCAAATTAGGCTTCACAGGTTCTATTCTCGAACCAGACTCAACAGGTGGACCCGGAGGCATGGACTTTTATTGTGAAATGCCTTATCCAATGGTAGGAGAGTGCAAGGCAACGAAAACTGAAACAGTTAGTGATAAAACGCCGGCACAACTTCTAAAAATTGGCATGAATCATCTTGGTAAAGAACAATATGAGCGTTCAATCAAGTTGATTGTAGCCGCTGGAGACTTAACTTATTATGCCCTTAGAACAGCGAGGGAAAATTCTATGAATGTCATTAGACCTGAAACTTTACAAAGACTCGTTGAACTGGAAGCGCAACATAAAAACTCTGTAAATTTGCTGGAGCTAAAACATTCTTTACAACACGCTCCTTTTGGATTAGCTGACGAAAAAGTTAACAATTATCTTGATAAAGTTCAACAAACTATTAATTTGCGTTCGCATATCATCCAGCTCGTGAAAAAACATTTAGAAAACATAAATGATGAAAACGTCGGAGTTGAAAGCCTGAAAATAGCTTATATTTACTCTACTCCACCCCCGCCTCAGCCATTAACCTCTCAAGAAATGTATGAAATCCTGATTGAACTTTCCTCGCCTTTAACCGGCTACTTGGGGCGAATCAAAGGCAGCAATTGGGAAAATGATCGCTTTTACTTCTTGCGAGAAATGCCGGCAGATGAATGA
- a CDS encoding glycoside hydrolase 100 family protein, with product MEEDGLKILVESLIEYEGRWIGTPAVCNPDAAHPIPGEVLNYDQVFIRDFVPVALLFLVKDDELPAKHDGEKEIPVSGKEIVRHFLEVTLELHQQARQRSFTGLALMPASFKVIVDNGQQHLEPDFGDRAIARVTPVDSSLWWILLLRAYCKAVGNHFLAHQEDFQEGVRLILELCFSDRFDMEPTLLVPDGACMIDRRLGIYGHPLEIQALFYASLRAASELLPDNEANQKVRRAVHLRLQALKERIRIDYWLDIKSLNDIYRFRVEQYGKEVINKFNLYSDSIPYEWLSEWLEEKGGYFAGNLGPSQLDCRFFTLANLMTILCSLATKMQSQEIMELIYQQWDKLLAHMPIKICYPALEGRDWEILTGCDPKNKRWSYHNGGSWPVLTWMLAAAALKTGRYDVLKRLKEDLVVVGKRLLAEDWPEYYDGEDGRLIGKEARKFQSWTIAGFFLTQELIENPEHLVLVNFGFDEDP from the coding sequence ATGGAAGAAGACGGGTTAAAAATCCTTGTTGAGTCGCTGATCGAATATGAAGGCCGCTGGATTGGCACACCGGCTGTCTGCAATCCTGATGCAGCGCATCCTATTCCCGGAGAAGTTCTAAATTACGACCAGGTTTTTATTCGTGATTTTGTTCCCGTCGCGCTGCTTTTTTTGGTAAAAGATGATGAGTTGCCGGCTAAACATGATGGAGAAAAAGAGATTCCAGTCAGCGGCAAAGAAATTGTTCGCCATTTTCTGGAAGTGACTTTAGAGTTACATCAGCAAGCTAGACAAAGAAGTTTTACGGGTTTAGCTTTGATGCCGGCCAGTTTTAAGGTAATTGTTGACAACGGACAGCAACATTTAGAACCGGATTTTGGGGATCGGGCGATTGCTAGGGTAACGCCGGTTGATTCTAGCTTGTGGTGGATTCTTTTGTTGCGAGCTTATTGTAAGGCGGTTGGAAATCACTTTCTGGCGCATCAAGAGGATTTTCAAGAAGGGGTGCGATTAATTCTGGAATTGTGTTTTTCAGATCGCTTTGATATGGAACCGACGCTGCTTGTTCCAGATGGTGCCTGTATGATTGATCGCCGGCTGGGAATCTACGGGCATCCGCTAGAAATTCAAGCTTTATTTTACGCGTCTTTGCGAGCAGCTTCTGAGCTGTTGCCCGATAACGAAGCCAATCAAAAAGTGAGGCGGGCAGTGCATTTACGCTTGCAAGCGCTCAAAGAGCGAATTCGGATCGATTATTGGTTAGATATTAAGAGTTTGAATGATATCTATCGCTTTAGGGTGGAGCAATATGGGAAAGAAGTGATTAATAAGTTCAATCTCTATTCAGATTCAATTCCCTACGAATGGTTGAGTGAGTGGTTAGAAGAAAAAGGGGGATATTTTGCCGGCAACCTCGGCCCTTCGCAGTTAGATTGTCGTTTCTTTACGCTGGCAAATTTGATGACGATTCTGTGTTCTTTGGCAACGAAGATGCAATCCCAAGAGATTATGGAACTGATCTATCAGCAATGGGATAAATTGCTTGCCCATATGCCGATAAAAATTTGTTATCCGGCTTTAGAAGGTCGAGATTGGGAGATTTTGACAGGATGCGATCCTAAGAATAAACGCTGGTCTTATCATAATGGAGGAAGTTGGCCGGTTTTAACTTGGATGTTGGCGGCGGCTGCTTTGAAAACCGGCAGATACGATGTTTTAAAAAGATTGAAAGAAGACCTTGTCGTTGTTGGGAAGCGTTTATTAGCCGAAGATTGGCCAGAATATTATGATGGTGAAGATGGCCGGCTGATTGGAAAAGAAGCGAGAAAATTCCAAAGTTGGACAATTGCTGGGTTCTTTTTAACGCAAGAGTTAATTGAAAACCCGGAGCATTTAGTATTAGTCAATTTTGGATTTGATGAAGATCCTTAA
- the cynS gene encoding cyanase, with protein MEIPDITSKLLAAKKATGLSFADLEKILGRDEVWIAAVFYRQASASEEEAKQLTDALGLDASVAQLLTEPSLKGLGPVVPTDPLIYRFYEIMQVYGMPLKSVIHEKFGDGIMSAIDFTLDVDKEEDPKGDRVKITMSGKFLAYKKW; from the coding sequence ATGGAAATTCCAGACATCACCTCAAAACTTTTAGCTGCAAAAAAAGCCACCGGACTCAGCTTTGCCGATTTAGAAAAAATTCTCGGACGCGATGAAGTCTGGATCGCCGCCGTTTTCTACCGGCAAGCCAGTGCTTCTGAAGAAGAAGCCAAACAACTCACCGACGCACTTGGACTCGATGCCAGTGTCGCTCAATTGCTCACCGAACCCTCTCTCAAAGGGTTAGGGCCGGTTGTTCCTACCGATCCGCTGATTTACCGCTTCTACGAAATTATGCAAGTGTACGGAATGCCTCTGAAATCGGTAATTCATGAGAAATTCGGCGACGGCATCATGAGTGCGATTGATTTCACCCTCGACGTAGACAAAGAAGAAGACCCCAAGGGCGATCGCGTCAAGATCACGATGTCCGGGAAATTTTTGGCTTATAAGAAGTGGTAG
- a CDS encoding DUF4278 domain-containing protein, producing MKLTYRGVSYNYEPPTIDMMEGEVGGKYRGQPWTVSYPRHIPVPQPALSLKYRGVAYQTGEAADAGVTAPASPVETTPVWAVSPRNASHSVVSQVSEIHRANICQNLERRIEAAKARGDRQLLQMLEQESQQLTCSL from the coding sequence ATGAAACTCACTTATCGCGGTGTTAGCTACAACTACGAACCCCCCACCATTGACATGATGGAAGGCGAAGTCGGGGGTAAATATCGGGGACAACCCTGGACAGTCAGCTATCCCAGACATATTCCCGTGCCTCAGCCGGCTTTATCGTTGAAATATCGCGGTGTTGCCTATCAAACCGGCGAAGCTGCAGATGCCGGCGTCACTGCCCCTGCCTCACCTGTAGAAACAACGCCGGTGTGGGCAGTTTCACCCCGAAACGCTTCTCATAGCGTCGTCTCGCAAGTCTCCGAAATTCACCGCGCCAATATTTGCCAAAACCTGGAACGGCGCATTGAAGCAGCCAAAGCCCGTGGAGATCGGCAGCTGTTGCAAATGTTGGAACAAGAATCACAGCAGTTGACTTGCTCACTGTAG
- a CDS encoding RtcB family protein, producing MPHENLELSTPKPVLSWAGHPLSRDEEKMAKNVASLPFVFKHVSLMPDVHLGKGALVGSVVATKDALIPAAVGVDIGCFTGDTLVPVTDGKSYPIQELAIANQEFIVYSCTATGRIVAAKATARLTRKNAPLVKVILDNGEEIKCTPDHQFMLRDGSYLEACDLKAGTSLMPFYTDTDQDGYTLIQQNYSGRLQKAHWIVARSGLLGKIPAFAGQRTVIHHKNFDPVDNRSENLEFMGNREHSSYHRSLVERNKYWQSPEFESRRKQALTDKANTAEGHSFYSERGTKNIIKYMQDRPDHFRESVSGNGERGKQFLINYNISEKGKSKSKEIANRLYACETCGDSVKSPIGLHNHRKYQHGYNHKVVEVISLPDRQDVYCLTVPEYGNFALTAGVFVHNCGMMAVQTPFTADELEGKLKKIRLDIEAAIPVGFNENKNVEKAVTNWQGWRDFKELHPGVRRLEGKAMKQMGSLGGGNHFIEVCLDTENHVWLMLHSGSRHIGNMLAQNHIDTAKELLKLADTRLPDPDLAYFVAGTPQFAAYWRDLQWAQNYARYNRDVMMSRFVRIVEKHLGGGKQTKPLLQVNCHHNYAEKEVHFGEQVYVTRKGAVRAQENDYGIIPGSMGAKSFIVKGKGNMDSYCSCSHGAGRLMSRNKAKNQFSVDDLVKQTQGVECRKDGGVLDEIPGAYKPIEQVMKQQSDLVEVVATLKQVVCVKG from the coding sequence ATGCCCCACGAAAATCTCGAACTTTCAACCCCTAAGCCGGTGCTGTCTTGGGCCGGCCACCCACTAAGCCGTGATGAAGAAAAAATGGCTAAAAATGTGGCCTCGCTGCCATTTGTGTTTAAGCACGTCTCACTGATGCCGGATGTTCACCTGGGTAAAGGTGCCTTGGTGGGTTCAGTGGTGGCGACAAAAGACGCACTGATACCCGCCGCTGTGGGGGTTGATATTGGTTGTTTTACTGGAGATACATTAGTTCCTGTGACTGATGGGAAATCTTATCCCATTCAAGAACTGGCTATTGCTAATCAGGAGTTTATCGTATATTCGTGCACGGCTACGGGTCGCATTGTAGCGGCAAAGGCAACGGCACGTTTAACTCGTAAAAATGCTCCCTTGGTCAAGGTCATTCTTGACAATGGCGAAGAAATTAAATGCACTCCCGATCACCAATTTATGCTGCGCGATGGCAGCTACCTTGAGGCTTGCGATTTAAAAGCCGGTACATCTTTAATGCCTTTTTACACGGATACTGATCAGGATGGATACACCTTAATTCAGCAGAATTATTCTGGCAGATTGCAAAAGGCACATTGGATTGTTGCCCGGTCTGGCCTTTTAGGGAAAATTCCTGCATTTGCCGGCCAGCGGACTGTGATTCATCACAAAAACTTTGACCCGGTTGATAACAGGTCGGAAAACCTAGAATTCATGGGGAATCGCGAACATTCTTCCTATCATCGGTCACTGGTAGAAAGAAACAAATACTGGCAATCTCCTGAATTTGAGAGCAGAAGAAAGCAAGCGCTCACTGACAAAGCTAATACCGCAGAGGGACATAGCTTTTATTCTGAAAGAGGGACGAAAAATATTATTAAGTATATGCAAGATCGTCCCGATCATTTCAGAGAGTCAGTCTCAGGAAATGGGGAACGAGGCAAGCAGTTCTTAATTAACTACAACATCAGCGAGAAAGGAAAATCCAAGAGCAAAGAAATTGCGAATCGGCTTTACGCTTGTGAAACTTGCGGAGACAGTGTTAAAAGCCCAATTGGACTGCACAATCATAGGAAGTACCAACATGGCTACAACCACAAAGTTGTTGAGGTTATCTCCTTACCAGACCGGCAAGATGTTTATTGCTTAACGGTTCCTGAATATGGCAACTTTGCCCTAACAGCCGGCGTATTTGTTCACAACTGCGGCATGATGGCTGTCCAGACACCATTCACGGCTGATGAGTTGGAAGGTAAACTCAAGAAAATTCGGCTGGATATTGAAGCAGCAATTCCAGTTGGATTTAATGAGAACAAAAACGTTGAAAAAGCTGTTACCAATTGGCAAGGATGGCGTGATTTCAAAGAACTGCATCCGGGGGTGCGGCGCTTGGAAGGAAAAGCCATGAAACAGATGGGTTCTCTGGGTGGCGGCAACCACTTTATTGAGGTTTGTCTGGATACCGAGAACCACGTTTGGTTGATGCTGCACTCTGGTTCACGTCACATTGGAAATATGCTGGCGCAAAACCACATTGATACAGCTAAAGAATTGCTAAAACTGGCAGATACTCGGTTACCTGATCCGGATTTGGCCTATTTTGTCGCCGGCACTCCTCAGTTTGCCGCTTACTGGCGAGATTTGCAGTGGGCGCAGAACTATGCCCGCTACAATCGTGATGTGATGATGAGTCGCTTTGTGCGGATTGTGGAAAAGCATCTGGGCGGCGGTAAGCAGACAAAGCCTTTATTGCAGGTAAATTGCCACCACAATTACGCCGAGAAAGAAGTGCATTTCGGGGAACAAGTGTATGTCACCCGTAAGGGCGCTGTGCGGGCGCAAGAGAATGACTATGGCATTATTCCTGGTTCAATGGGTGCGAAATCATTCATTGTTAAAGGCAAAGGAAATATGGACAGTTACTGTTCTTGTTCCCACGGTGCCGGTCGCTTGATGTCTAGAAATAAGGCGAAAAACCAATTTAGCGTAGACGATTTGGTGAAACAAACACAAGGCGTTGAATGCCGCAAAGATGGCGGCGTTTTGGATGAAATTCCAGGCGCTTACAAGCCGATTGAGCAGGTGATGAAGCAGCAATCGGATTTGGTTGAAGTGGTGGCCACACTGAAGCAAGTTGTTTGCGTTAAAGGTTAA
- a CDS encoding GFA family protein produces the protein MNEPTTYEGGCHCGAVRFQVKVEKHEATDCNCSICTKKGFLHLIVPAENFTLLQGEDELTTYTFNTGIAKHIFCRVCGIHSFYRPRSHPDSFDVNVHCLDGEVEERFHIVPFDGRNWEKNIEQLRSEIP, from the coding sequence ATGAACGAACCCACTACTTATGAAGGCGGCTGCCACTGTGGCGCTGTAAGATTTCAAGTAAAAGTAGAAAAACATGAAGCCACAGATTGCAACTGCTCAATTTGCACAAAAAAAGGCTTCTTGCATCTAATCGTGCCGGCAGAAAACTTCACCTTACTACAAGGCGAAGATGAACTAACAACCTACACCTTCAACACCGGCATTGCCAAACACATCTTCTGCCGAGTCTGCGGAATTCACTCATTTTACCGGCCCCGTTCCCATCCTGATAGCTTCGATGTCAATGTCCACTGTCTCGATGGTGAAGTAGAGGAACGCTTTCATATTGTGCCTTTTGACGGTCGTAACTGGGAGAAAAATATCGAACAGTTGCGATCCGAGATACCTTGA
- a CDS encoding HAD-IA family hydrolase: MTNENERPKVIFLDAVGTLFGVRGSVGEVYGEIASRFNVKVSPELINQAFYKSFKASTPAAFPDATPAQIPEREFEWWKAIAGQTFKTAGVFHQFSDFDAFFTEAFAYFATDQAWFVYPDVLPALKFWHHKKIELGIISNFDTRLHTVLKALNLADFFTSVTISTEVGAAKPNSQIFIAGLQKHNCLAETAWHIGDSFKEDYQGAKAVGLRGIWVRRD, from the coding sequence ATGACTAATGAGAACGAACGCCCCAAAGTAATTTTTTTAGATGCAGTCGGCACTTTATTTGGAGTGAGGGGAAGTGTCGGTGAAGTCTATGGAGAAATCGCCAGCCGGTTTAATGTTAAAGTTTCACCTGAGTTAATCAATCAGGCGTTTTATAAAAGCTTTAAGGCATCAACACCGGCAGCATTTCCTGATGCCACGCCGGCACAGATTCCAGAAAGAGAATTTGAGTGGTGGAAAGCGATAGCCGGACAAACTTTCAAAACAGCCGGTGTCTTCCATCAATTTTCAGATTTTGATGCTTTCTTTACCGAAGCCTTCGCTTATTTTGCCACCGATCAAGCTTGGTTTGTCTATCCCGATGTCTTGCCGGCACTCAAATTTTGGCATCATAAAAAAATTGAATTAGGAATTATATCAAACTTTGATACCCGCCTGCACACAGTTCTAAAAGCACTCAACTTAGCGGATTTTTTCACATCTGTTACAATTTCTACAGAAGTCGGTGCTGCCAAACCAAATTCTCAAATATTTATTGCCGGTTTGCAAAAACATAATTGTCTAGCTGAGACAGCTTGGCATATAGGTGACAGTTTCAAAGAAGATTATCAAGGCGCTAAAGCTGTCGGACTGCGAGGCATTTGGGTAAGGCGAGACTAA